Proteins encoded by one window of Rhineura floridana isolate rRhiFlo1 chromosome 9, rRhiFlo1.hap2, whole genome shotgun sequence:
- the UBE2D3 gene encoding ubiquitin-conjugating enzyme E2 D3 isoform X1 has protein sequence MALKRINKELSDLARDPPAQCSAGPVGDDMFHWQATIMGPNDSPYQGGVFFLTIHFPTDYPFKPPKVAFTTRIYHPNINSNGSICLDILRSQWSPALTISKVLLSICSLLCDPNPDDPLVPEIARIYKTDRDKYNRLAREWTEKYAML, from the exons GAACTTAGTGACTTGGCTCGTGACCCACCAGCTCAGTGTTCTGCAGGCCCTGTTGGAGATGACA TGTTTCATTGGCAAGCCACAATTATGGGCCCT AATGACAGTCCATATCAAGGTGGTGTTTTCTTCTTGACAATTCACTTTCCTACAGACTACCCTTTCAAACCACCCAAG GTTGCATTTACAACAAGAATTTATCATCCAAATATTAACAGTAATGGCAGCATTTGTCTCGACATTCTAAGGTCACAATGGTCTCCTGCTTTAACTATTTCTAAAG TTCTCTTATCCATTTGTTCACTGCTATGTGACCCAAATCCAGATGATCCCCTAGTGCCAGAGATTGCACGTATCTATAAAACAGACAGAGACAA GTACAATAGGTTAGCAAGAGAGTGGACAGAGAAATACGCTATGCTGTAG
- the UBE2D3 gene encoding ubiquitin-conjugating enzyme E2 D3 isoform X2, producing MALKRINKELSDLARDPPAQCSAGPVGDDMFHWQATIMGPNDSPYQGGVFFLTIHFPTDYPFKPPKVAFTTRIYHPNINSNGSICLDILRSQWSPALTISKVLLSICSLLCDPNPDDPLVPEIARIYKTDRDKYNRISREWTQKYAM from the exons GAACTTAGTGACTTGGCTCGTGACCCACCAGCTCAGTGTTCTGCAGGCCCTGTTGGAGATGACA TGTTTCATTGGCAAGCCACAATTATGGGCCCT AATGACAGTCCATATCAAGGTGGTGTTTTCTTCTTGACAATTCACTTTCCTACAGACTACCCTTTCAAACCACCCAAG GTTGCATTTACAACAAGAATTTATCATCCAAATATTAACAGTAATGGCAGCATTTGTCTCGACATTCTAAGGTCACAATGGTCTCCTGCTTTAACTATTTCTAAAG TTCTCTTATCCATTTGTTCACTGCTATGTGACCCAAATCCAGATGATCCCCTAGTGCCAGAGATTGCACGTATCTATAAAACAGACAGAGACAA ATACAACAGAATATCTCGGGAATGGACTCAGAAGTATGCCATGTGA